A portion of the Calothrix sp. 336/3 genome contains these proteins:
- a CDS encoding conjugal transfer protein TrbI, with protein sequence MAHLARWKSSALAVMAMTMTTTTVAPLVAFAPAQAQMFNSQLRGITIAAGARLPVTFEKEKIVIAPQDKSEVTLKVARNIRDRSGTLLIPAETEIFGSLQPATRNGKRGTQFIAEKMVFPNGDEQPINAKSQILTKTEKLKKGASTNSILTGAAVGAGTASLISLITGNKKIETLEPVVGAAVGALGGLLFGKKEVEVVVIKPEEDLTLTLTNDLVLARR encoded by the coding sequence ATGGCTCATTTAGCTCGTTGGAAATCAAGCGCTTTAGCTGTAATGGCAATGACTATGACTACAACAACTGTAGCACCTCTTGTCGCTTTTGCCCCAGCTCAAGCTCAAATGTTTAACTCCCAACTACGGGGTATTACCATTGCTGCGGGAGCCAGACTTCCTGTAACCTTTGAAAAAGAAAAAATTGTCATTGCTCCCCAAGATAAATCAGAAGTAACTTTAAAAGTTGCCCGCAATATTCGAGATAGAAGTGGAACTTTACTAATCCCCGCAGAAACGGAAATTTTTGGTAGTCTACAACCCGCCACTAGAAATGGCAAAAGAGGGACTCAGTTTATTGCCGAAAAAATGGTATTCCCTAATGGTGATGAACAACCAATTAATGCCAAATCTCAGATATTAACCAAAACCGAAAAACTCAAAAAAGGCGCAAGTACTAACTCTATTCTTACAGGTGCTGCCGTTGGTGCAGGTACAGCTTCCCTGATTTCTTTAATTACAGGCAACAAGAAGATTGAAACCCTAGAACCTGTTGTTGGTGCTGCTGTTGGTGCTTTAGGTGGACTTCTATTCGGTAAGAAAGAAGTGGAAGTTGTTGTTATCAAACCAGAAGAAGATTTAACTTTGACCTTGACTAATGATTTAGTTCTTGCTCGCCGTTAA
- a CDS encoding DUF3155 domain-containing protein, which produces MARRRKRKSRRRQEGRRILEHVPQYSIESGEDKPVTAARKFIQAEGILPPALLLVKRNEHTTDRYFWAEKGLFGAQYVEENHFLFPSLRTLEGPPGQEVLAMASR; this is translated from the coding sequence TTGGCAAGGAGACGAAAGCGGAAAAGCCGTCGTCGCCAGGAAGGACGACGTATTTTAGAACATGTGCCTCAATATAGCATTGAAAGCGGCGAAGATAAGCCTGTAACAGCAGCCCGTAAATTCATTCAGGCTGAGGGCATATTGCCACCTGCACTCTTGCTCGTAAAACGGAATGAACACACCACAGACCGTTATTTTTGGGCAGAGAAGGGTTTGTTCGGTGCTCAGTACGTTGAAGAAAATCATTTCCTATTTCCCAGTTTACGTACATTGGAGGGACCCCCAGGACAAGAAGTGCTAGCAATGGCGAGTCGGTAA
- a CDS encoding type I glyceraldehyde-3-phosphate dehydrogenase: MIRVAINGFGRIGRNFARCWVGRENSNIELVAINDTSDPRTNAHLLKYDSMLGKLKGADITADDNSIIINGKTVKCVSDRNPENLPWKEWDIDLIIEATGVFTAKEGAMKHVNAGAKKVLITAPGKNEDGTFVMGVNHHDYDHNKHHIISNASCTTNCLAPIAKVLHEKFSIIKGTMTTTHSYTGDQRLLDASHRDMRRARAAAINIVPTSTGAAKAVALVLPELKGKLNGVALRVPTPNVSMVDFVVQVEKRTIAEEVNEALKQASEGELKGILAYTDLPLVSSDHQGTDESSIVDANLTMVMGNDMVKVMAWYDNEWGYSQRVLDLAELVAVKWN; this comes from the coding sequence GTGATTAGAGTTGCAATCAACGGTTTCGGGCGCATCGGACGGAACTTTGCGCGCTGCTGGGTAGGCAGAGAAAATAGCAATATTGAATTAGTTGCTATCAATGACACATCTGACCCTAGAACCAATGCTCACCTGCTGAAGTATGACTCCATGCTAGGGAAGTTAAAAGGTGCTGACATTACTGCTGATGATAATTCCATCATCATTAACGGTAAGACCGTTAAATGTGTATCTGATCGCAACCCAGAAAACTTGCCCTGGAAAGAGTGGGATATTGACCTAATTATCGAAGCGACAGGGGTTTTCACTGCCAAAGAAGGGGCAATGAAACACGTTAATGCTGGTGCTAAAAAAGTTCTGATTACAGCACCGGGCAAAAACGAAGATGGAACCTTCGTCATGGGAGTCAATCACCACGACTACGACCATAACAAACACCATATTATTAGTAACGCTAGTTGTACCACCAACTGTCTAGCACCCATTGCCAAGGTGTTGCATGAGAAATTCAGCATCATCAAAGGTACAATGACCACTACTCACAGCTACACTGGTGACCAACGTCTGTTAGATGCTTCTCACCGGGATATGCGTCGTGCAAGAGCTGCTGCAATTAATATTGTTCCCACTTCTACTGGTGCAGCAAAAGCAGTAGCATTAGTGTTGCCAGAATTGAAAGGGAAACTTAATGGTGTAGCACTACGTGTACCCACTCCCAACGTTTCTATGGTAGATTTCGTTGTGCAAGTGGAAAAACGTACTATTGCCGAAGAAGTAAACGAAGCTCTCAAACAAGCATCTGAAGGCGAATTGAAGGGTATTCTTGCCTATACAGACTTACCCTTAGTATCTTCTGACCACCAAGGTACAGATGAGTCTTCGATTGTGGATGCTAACCTGACCATGGTTATGGGTAATGACATGGTTAAAGTTATGGCTTGGTATGACAATGAGTGGGGTTACAGTCAGCGTGTACTAGACTTAGCTGAACTTGTTGCTGTGAAGTGGAACTAG
- a CDS encoding S-layer homology domain-containing protein produces MFNSSPWQSRLSAGIAASMTLATVTPFFLATPSFAQTSFSDIPNNYWAAPFIQELSQRGIVSGFPDGRFRPEEKVTRAQFAAMLNKAFSKPQQRQAIRFADVPSNSWAYRAIQQSYTTGFLSGYPGNFFEPNQNIPRQQVLVSLANGLGYTSSGNVSSILQNFNDASEIAGYARQPIAAATEQDIVVNYPNVRFLNPTSTATRAQVAAFIYQALVSSGKASAINSPYIFAFNNQTPPPPVAVNIPAGTVIPVKYDKAEQILVTKDETAPLTLTVAQNVITDRGSVVIPAGSQVVGNLKPVKNKLGSQFIAQKLVLTTGEEYDLKAASEVITKTKTVKKGDRKNAVIKNSVMGAAAAAAVASVTGDRAIATEEILGGAGIGALIGIFFGQKSVDLIAIDPDTDLQMTIDETLQVSLK; encoded by the coding sequence ATGTTTAACTCCTCACCTTGGCAATCGAGATTATCTGCTGGTATAGCTGCTAGTATGACACTGGCAACAGTTACTCCTTTTTTCCTAGCAACACCCTCCTTTGCTCAGACATCTTTTTCCGATATACCTAATAATTATTGGGCAGCACCATTCATCCAAGAATTATCCCAGCGTGGGATTGTTTCCGGATTCCCTGATGGTCGTTTTCGTCCAGAAGAAAAGGTGACACGCGCTCAATTTGCCGCGATGTTAAATAAAGCTTTTTCTAAACCACAACAGCGTCAAGCAATTCGCTTTGCTGATGTTCCCAGTAATTCTTGGGCATACAGAGCTATTCAGCAATCCTATACTACGGGTTTTCTCTCTGGATATCCTGGTAATTTCTTTGAACCCAATCAAAATATTCCTAGGCAACAGGTGTTAGTTTCCCTAGCAAACGGTCTAGGGTATACAAGTAGTGGTAATGTTAGTAGTATCCTGCAAAACTTTAACGATGCTAGTGAAATCGCTGGTTATGCTCGTCAGCCGATCGCCGCAGCCACAGAACAGGATATAGTCGTTAATTATCCGAATGTGCGTTTTTTGAATCCCACAAGTACCGCAACCCGCGCACAAGTTGCAGCATTCATCTATCAAGCGTTAGTCAGCTCTGGGAAAGCATCAGCGATTAATTCTCCCTATATTTTCGCCTTCAATAACCAGACTCCTCCCCCTCCCGTTGCGGTAAATATCCCCGCAGGAACAGTCATTCCCGTCAAGTATGATAAAGCAGAGCAAATTCTTGTCACCAAGGATGAAACTGCTCCCTTAACCCTCACCGTTGCTCAAAATGTGATTACAGATAGGGGTAGTGTGGTAATTCCTGCGGGAAGTCAGGTAGTTGGTAATCTCAAACCTGTAAAAAACAAATTGGGTTCTCAATTTATTGCCCAAAAGTTGGTTTTAACCACAGGAGAAGAATACGATCTCAAAGCAGCTTCTGAGGTAATTACTAAAACCAAAACTGTGAAAAAGGGCGATCGCAAAAATGCTGTCATTAAAAATTCTGTTATGGGTGCAGCAGCAGCCGCAGCTGTAGCAAGTGTGACTGGTGATCGGGCGATCGCCACGGAAGAAATTCTTGGCGGTGCTGGAATTGGGGCATTAATCGGTATTTTCTTCGGACAAAAGAGTGTAGACTTAATTGCTATCGACCCTGATACTGACCTCCAAATGACCATAGATGAAACATTACAGGTTTCCTTAAAATAG
- a CDS encoding PadR family transcriptional regulator, translating to MKLEDIYKFFENPPPIYLCQELAICYILYVLLQGESYGTELIQRLESEYPTYRLSDTVLYSAIKFLEDNKAIDGYWKKLEGRGRPRRMYQISADWLPQAQELGRLWQGYINERTK from the coding sequence ATGAAACTTGAGGATATATATAAATTCTTTGAAAATCCTCCGCCAATTTACCTGTGCCAGGAACTCGCAATCTGCTATATCTTGTACGTTTTACTACAAGGAGAGTCCTACGGAACTGAGTTAATTCAGCGATTGGAATCAGAATATCCCACCTATAGACTTTCAGATACGGTACTTTATAGTGCCATTAAGTTTCTTGAAGATAACAAAGCTATAGATGGATATTGGAAAAAACTCGAAGGACGTGGTCGTCCCAGACGGATGTATCAAATTTCTGCGGATTGGCTTCCCCAAGCCCAGGAATTAGGACGTTTGTGGCAGGGATATATTAACGAAAGGACAAAGTAG
- a CDS encoding ATP-binding protein produces the protein MLISASSEFVTLCREQMALLAQGLGASLSVVYLTQELVEASTKEAQLVPVVVYPEAAARQSGSSLALPKLRQKLLTAAEELSVTVPDVSADDFLPDLETEYLPSGEQIVLPLMYEEMMMGLFVTAREDRAWNEQERGEIERIAQTISLACVLDRRRAWLAEQLHQQQILQEKQQDLLDNLLHQFRNPLTALRTFGKLLMKRLRSGDANREVAVSIVRESDRLQELLQKFEEVIDLTTADLGTLELPSNPEVIVTASVPNNTSSPLLLPGTGEEATNFYFIDILQPLLSSAKAIAQERKLQIKVDNPPNLPQVKGNIKTLQEVLCNIIDNALKYTPAQGKILIQLGQQKTENQINYQGIAISDNGPGIPPEDLLHLGERHYRGVQAQTAIPGTGLGIAIAKQLIGQMQGEIQVFSPALNSSMKPSSTPGTTFIVWLPMVD, from the coding sequence ATGTTGATATCTGCCAGTTCAGAGTTTGTTACTCTCTGTCGAGAACAAATGGCGCTATTAGCCCAGGGGCTGGGAGCGTCCTTGAGTGTTGTATATTTAACACAAGAATTGGTAGAAGCCTCTACAAAAGAAGCGCAGCTAGTTCCTGTGGTTGTTTATCCTGAAGCAGCAGCAAGGCAAAGTGGGAGTTCTTTGGCATTGCCAAAGTTAAGGCAAAAATTATTAACAGCAGCAGAGGAACTATCTGTCACGGTTCCAGATGTATCAGCAGATGATTTTCTGCCGGACTTAGAAACGGAATATTTACCCAGTGGTGAGCAGATAGTTTTACCATTGATGTATGAAGAGATGATGATGGGTTTATTTGTGACAGCAAGGGAAGATAGGGCATGGAATGAGCAAGAACGTGGGGAAATTGAACGTATTGCCCAAACGATATCTTTAGCTTGTGTTTTAGATAGACGGAGAGCTTGGTTAGCCGAGCAATTACATCAGCAACAAATTTTGCAAGAGAAGCAACAAGATTTATTGGATAACTTATTGCATCAATTTCGTAATCCTTTGACTGCGTTGAGAACTTTTGGGAAGTTGTTGATGAAGCGATTACGTAGTGGAGATGCAAACCGGGAAGTTGCAGTTAGTATTGTACGAGAGAGCGATCGCCTACAGGAATTACTGCAAAAGTTTGAAGAGGTGATTGATTTAACTACAGCAGATTTAGGAACTTTAGAGTTACCGTCAAATCCGGAAGTGATTGTGACTGCTTCTGTGCCAAATAATACAAGCTCTCCTTTGTTGTTGCCAGGTACGGGAGAGGAAGCGACTAATTTTTATTTTATTGATATATTGCAACCATTATTAAGTTCGGCAAAGGCGATCGCCCAGGAGCGAAAATTACAAATCAAGGTGGATAACCCGCCCAATTTACCCCAGGTAAAAGGTAATATCAAAACTTTGCAGGAAGTTTTATGTAATATAATTGATAATGCCCTGAAGTATACACCTGCCCAGGGAAAAATTCTGATTCAGTTGGGACAACAAAAAACTGAGAATCAGATTAATTATCAAGGTATCGCTATTAGTGATAATGGTCCAGGGATTCCCCCGGAAGATTTATTGCATTTAGGTGAAAGACATTATCGAGGTGTGCAAGCGCAAACTGCAATCCCTGGTACGGGTTTAGGAATTGCGATCGCCAAGCAATTAATTGGGCAAATGCAGGGTGAAATTCAAGTTTTCAGTCCTGCACTCAATAGTAGTATGAAACCTTCTTCCACACCAGGAACAACTTTTATTGTCTGGTTGCCGATGGTTGATTAA
- a CDS encoding class I SAM-dependent methyltransferase — protein MTQTAEPQIGLNQYQLLDGIYVPKDYQDLNSTEHKQKWDKIGKTYYGSQKIETAPADSQLKKDYKLLTGTPGGTWSKFPVNKSVGTLLELGCGYGRIPLFLSKNHQLRCQKYYGLDISEPLLRRLQTCKQEYDFFPGAEFNLICNSAEILPLEDNSVDLLISNCVFMHIPDAQLRKLMAEMVRVLKPGGSFVFNHSFHNKACPSHKIHNFIRRINIFKQNPIYLKQYSAVEIEMMLTTAGMKNKCPEFLVEPTKEYAILPETIKGIPVPFAKKINQSLKPAPADQEKFAYGFSAYSLPLA, from the coding sequence ATGACCCAAACCGCAGAACCCCAAATCGGTCTCAATCAATATCAACTCCTAGATGGTATTTATGTTCCCAAGGATTATCAAGATTTAAATAGTACAGAACATAAACAAAAATGGGACAAAATTGGTAAAACCTACTATGGTTCCCAAAAAATAGAAACAGCACCAGCAGATTCCCAACTCAAGAAAGACTATAAATTATTGACAGGTACTCCTGGGGGAACTTGGTCAAAATTTCCTGTGAATAAATCGGTGGGTACTCTGTTGGAACTCGGTTGTGGTTATGGTCGTATCCCCTTGTTCCTCTCGAAAAACCATCAACTCAGATGTCAGAAATACTATGGTCTTGATATTTCTGAACCTTTGCTCAGACGCTTACAGACTTGTAAACAAGAATATGACTTTTTCCCCGGGGCAGAGTTTAATCTAATTTGTAATTCTGCCGAGATTCTACCTTTAGAAGATAACTCCGTCGATTTATTAATTTCTAACTGTGTGTTTATGCATATTCCAGATGCACAGTTAAGAAAACTGATGGCTGAAATGGTACGTGTTCTGAAACCCGGTGGTAGTTTCGTTTTTAATCATTCTTTTCATAACAAAGCTTGTCCTTCCCATAAAATTCATAATTTCATTAGAAGAATCAATATATTTAAACAAAATCCGATTTATCTCAAACAATACTCAGCAGTTGAAATTGAAATGATGTTAACTACAGCAGGAATGAAGAACAAATGTCCAGAATTCCTCGTAGAACCGACTAAAGAGTATGCAATTTTACCAGAAACTATTAAAGGTATCCCCGTACCCTTTGCGAAGAAAATCAACCAAAGTCTCAAACCTGCACCAGCAGATCAAGAAAAGTTTGCCTACGGGTTTAGTGCTTACAGCTTACCCCTAGCATAA
- a CDS encoding cofactor assembly of complex C subunit B, which produces MDTAILPSTLLLTLLSLVGLVFFIRASTKDRTEVTRLVSEEEEIILIPKIREYFQSRSYRVAAVDPEQNQVVFEGFVQPSVFLAVFLTGLAAAGTLCLALVLSLLFPGVSSLFFGLPLLAPLSGIFYWKKAGKLEKVCLKIENNSNLSTFPSVITVVAHRDEINELQRMLPLKSC; this is translated from the coding sequence ATGGACACCGCTATCCTGCCATCCACGTTGCTGCTGACTCTGTTATCACTAGTCGGGCTAGTGTTTTTTATTCGCGCCTCGACTAAAGACCGGACAGAAGTCACTCGACTGGTTTCTGAAGAAGAAGAAATTATCCTCATACCAAAAATACGCGAGTATTTCCAATCCAGGTCTTACCGAGTGGCAGCGGTGGACCCAGAACAGAACCAAGTCGTGTTTGAAGGTTTTGTTCAACCGAGTGTCTTTTTGGCAGTCTTTCTAACTGGACTTGCTGCTGCTGGCACTCTCTGTTTAGCCTTGGTACTCTCTCTGCTCTTTCCTGGTGTTAGTAGTCTTTTCTTCGGTTTACCACTACTTGCACCCTTGAGCGGTATATTTTACTGGAAGAAAGCCGGAAAACTTGAGAAGGTCTGTTTGAAAATAGAAAACAATTCTAATCTCTCAACCTTCCCAAGCGTTATCACTGTGGTTGCCCATCGTGATGAAATAAATGAACTTCAACGGATGTTACCGTTGAAGTCATGCTAA
- a CDS encoding peptidylprolyl isomerase — protein MFKILKTRLQNSLLTLLLLTIFVGLTTVGWTPSSMAALPAGNAITDGRALLRYALPINNKPVRVLQGSLEDISSQLRANRRWSAVSKDISKASRVLDNPVKLLESVTPENQAQAQTLIEQLKSGITSIQELSDAKDKFAVLDKREQLLTLVGDLEQLMVKGFPFEVPVEYSNLPQLKGRATIAIKTNRGDLTLVVDGYSAPVTAGNFVDLVQRGFYNGLEFTRSEESYVLQTGDPAGKDVGFIDPKTGKYRGIPLEVLVEGDKKPTYGITLEDAGRYTDMPVLPFSAFGALALARPETDVNGGSSQVFFFLFEPELTPAGRNLLDGRYAVFGYLTAGKDILDELKAGDKIESAKVVQGIENLIPPNAA, from the coding sequence ATGTTCAAAATATTAAAAACTCGTTTGCAAAACAGCTTACTGACGCTGCTGTTGCTAACAATATTTGTAGGTTTAACGACTGTTGGGTGGACTCCCTCCAGTATGGCTGCACTACCAGCAGGAAATGCGATTACGGATGGTAGAGCTTTATTAAGATATGCTTTGCCTATCAACAATAAACCTGTGCGGGTGTTGCAAGGAAGTCTAGAAGATATTTCTAGTCAACTGCGAGCTAATCGTCGTTGGAGCGCTGTTTCCAAGGATATTAGCAAAGCTTCACGGGTATTAGATAATCCTGTCAAGCTTTTAGAAAGTGTCACACCGGAAAATCAAGCTCAGGCGCAAACTCTGATTGAACAACTAAAATCAGGGATAACATCAATCCAAGAATTGTCAGACGCTAAGGATAAATTTGCAGTTCTTGATAAAAGAGAGCAACTATTAACCTTGGTTGGAGACTTAGAACAATTAATGGTGAAGGGTTTCCCCTTTGAAGTTCCGGTAGAGTATAGTAATTTACCTCAACTCAAGGGTAGAGCAACGATCGCCATCAAAACTAATCGAGGTGATTTGACTCTTGTCGTTGATGGTTACAGCGCTCCTGTAACTGCTGGTAACTTTGTGGATTTAGTACAACGTGGTTTCTATAATGGTTTAGAATTTACCCGTTCGGAAGAGTCCTATGTATTACAAACTGGTGATCCAGCTGGTAAGGATGTCGGTTTTATTGACCCCAAAACTGGAAAATATCGTGGTATTCCTTTAGAAGTACTGGTAGAGGGTGATAAAAAACCTACCTATGGCATTACCCTAGAAGATGCTGGACGTTATACAGATATGCCTGTATTACCTTTCTCAGCTTTTGGTGCTTTGGCTTTAGCACGTCCGGAGACTGATGTCAATGGTGGTTCCTCCCAGGTTTTCTTCTTCTTATTTGAACCGGAGTTAACCCCAGCAGGACGTAACTTATTGGATGGACGTTATGCTGTTTTTGGCTACTTGACAGCAGGTAAGGATATTTTGGATGAGCTAAAAGCTGGTGATAAGATTGAATCTGCAAAGGTGGTGCAAGGAATTGAGAATTTGATTCCCCCGAATGCAGCTTAA
- a CDS encoding FTR1 family protein codes for MNFSIALPVFVITLREGVEAALVVGIVLALLKRSKQSRLNLWVYAGIGAGIAASGCIGVLLTWVTKALSAANPQYAAVTEVFLEGVFSVMAIAMLSWMLLWMTKQAKSMKAQVEGAVTQTLKNNTHAGWGVFSLIFIAVVREGFETVLFISSNLQAGFMPAIGAIGGLLASASVGVMLFRWGIKINIRQFFQVMGVLLVLIIAGLVVTALQRFDEGFASLALADRASASLCFYYERFTKVHSCILGPMVWNSSQILPEEQFPGIILKSLFGYTQNLYLVQAVAYSVFLVTIGGLYLRSITNGSKNQMFEQKSVSGKG; via the coding sequence ATGAACTTTAGCATTGCCTTACCTGTTTTTGTCATTACACTTCGAGAAGGAGTGGAAGCTGCTCTCGTCGTTGGTATTGTCTTAGCTTTACTCAAACGCTCTAAACAATCTCGACTTAACCTTTGGGTATATGCAGGTATTGGTGCGGGAATTGCCGCTAGTGGCTGTATCGGTGTTTTATTGACTTGGGTAACAAAAGCACTGAGTGCAGCTAATCCCCAATATGCTGCCGTCACTGAGGTATTTTTGGAGGGAGTTTTTAGCGTGATGGCGATCGCCATGCTCAGCTGGATGCTTCTATGGATGACAAAACAAGCTAAATCCATGAAAGCTCAAGTAGAAGGAGCAGTTACACAAACACTGAAAAATAACACTCACGCTGGTTGGGGGGTTTTTAGTTTAATTTTCATTGCTGTGGTTCGAGAAGGCTTTGAAACTGTTCTTTTCATCTCTTCTAACCTACAAGCCGGATTCATGCCTGCGATTGGTGCTATTGGTGGGTTGCTAGCATCAGCTTCTGTTGGTGTTATGCTCTTCAGATGGGGCATTAAAATTAACATCCGCCAATTTTTTCAGGTGATGGGTGTCTTGTTAGTGCTAATTATTGCCGGGTTAGTCGTAACAGCACTGCAACGTTTTGATGAAGGTTTTGCCAGTCTGGCTTTGGCTGATCGTGCTTCCGCTAGTCTTTGTTTCTATTACGAAAGATTTACCAAAGTACATTCTTGCATCCTAGGACCAATGGTTTGGAACAGTTCGCAAATTCTGCCCGAAGAACAGTTTCCTGGCATTATCCTAAAGTCTTTATTTGGCTACACCCAAAATCTGTACTTAGTGCAAGCAGTGGCATACTCAGTATTTTTAGTTACAATTGGCGGCTTATATTTGCGCAGCATTACCAATGGAAGTAAAAACCAGATGTTTGAGCAGAAATCTGTTTCAGGGAAAGGTTAG
- the thiL gene encoding thiamine-phosphate kinase, with protein sequence MTVNPDLSHLKVQDIGEQGLLKILQGFCPPEIIGDDGAILAIVPTESLVVTTDVLVDNIHFSNITTSAADAGWRAVAANLSDLAAMGAKPVGITVGLGLPGDTCVEWVRQLYQGMGECLNQYGTVIVGGDIVRSPVKTISITAFGQVHPSRAIRRHTAKVGDVILVTGFHGASRGGLELLLHPESSQNLTLQEKQYLITAHQRPQPRLDILTLLESLHPNSSHQLPLPIAGMDSSDGLADAVLQICRASGVGAVIQQHLLPIPPTFFHWLSPTQAREYTLYGGEDFELVLCLPAELAQKLVSQIGQGAVIIGNITESSTVMLRDIHKKNPDQILNLSQGFQHFNQ encoded by the coding sequence ATGACTGTGAACCCAGACTTATCTCACTTAAAAGTCCAAGACATAGGTGAGCAAGGTCTATTAAAAATCCTCCAAGGTTTCTGCCCTCCCGAGATAATTGGTGATGATGGGGCAATTTTAGCCATCGTACCGACAGAATCCCTAGTTGTCACCACAGATGTATTAGTTGATAATATTCATTTCAGTAATATTACTACATCTGCCGCCGATGCAGGTTGGCGTGCAGTGGCAGCGAATCTCTCAGATTTAGCCGCGATGGGAGCAAAACCTGTGGGTATTACCGTAGGTTTAGGACTTCCTGGTGACACCTGCGTGGAATGGGTGAGGCAGTTATACCAAGGTATGGGGGAATGTTTAAACCAGTATGGTACGGTAATTGTCGGCGGTGATATTGTGCGATCGCCAGTCAAAACCATCTCTATTACTGCTTTTGGTCAAGTCCACCCCTCCCGTGCAATTCGTCGCCACACTGCCAAAGTAGGGGATGTAATTTTAGTTACAGGATTTCATGGTGCATCCCGTGGAGGTTTAGAGCTACTCTTACATCCGGAATCATCTCAAAATCTCACCCTCCAGGAAAAACAGTATCTCATTACAGCCCACCAACGTCCCCAACCAAGGTTAGATATATTAACCTTACTGGAAAGCCTCCACCCCAATTCCAGTCACCAATTACCCCTTCCCATCGCTGGAATGGATAGTAGCGACGGTTTAGCAGATGCAGTTCTACAAATTTGTCGCGCAAGTGGAGTTGGTGCAGTGATTCAACAGCATTTATTACCCATACCACCAACTTTTTTCCACTGGCTCTCCCCAACCCAAGCTAGGGAATATACTTTATATGGTGGTGAAGACTTTGAGCTAGTATTATGTTTACCAGCTGAATTAGCTCAAAAATTAGTTAGCCAAATCGGTCAAGGTGCTGTAATTATTGGCAACATCACAGAATCTTCCACAGTCATGTTACGTGATATTCATAAAAAAAACCCCGACCAAATATTAAATCTGAGCCAGGGGTTTCAACATTTTAATCAGTAG
- a CDS encoding DUF3611 family protein, whose protein sequence is MSERTDSQSSQIRAIAQNFRLVGWISFWIQLVLGVVSTIIVLLFSIFSQRAGSPSNNPGTGFGVFLAICGLVTLGVGIYLAFRYAKTGRQLMSSNRNNRPSKLETVQVLRLGLMVNLLGMLVTLLGAQAIVGTLVARSISSQAVTTQLFDPNRIISGLDMLVVQANTNTVSAHFAGLAASIWLLNRITK, encoded by the coding sequence ATGTCAGAAAGAACCGATTCCCAATCATCTCAAATTCGGGCGATCGCCCAAAATTTTCGCCTTGTCGGTTGGATCAGCTTTTGGATTCAACTGGTTCTTGGTGTAGTGTCAACGATTATCGTCTTGCTCTTCAGTATTTTTAGTCAGAGGGCAGGTAGTCCCAGTAATAACCCAGGGACTGGTTTTGGAGTCTTTTTGGCGATATGTGGGTTAGTCACCCTAGGTGTGGGGATTTATTTAGCATTTCGCTATGCCAAAACTGGCAGGCAACTCATGTCTAGCAACCGTAACAACCGCCCCAGCAAGCTAGAAACGGTTCAGGTATTACGTTTAGGCTTAATGGTGAATTTACTGGGAATGCTGGTGACTTTGTTAGGTGCACAGGCGATCGTTGGGACTTTAGTCGCTAGATCCATATCTTCCCAAGCTGTCACCACCCAATTATTTGACCCCAACCGAATTATTAGCGGTTTGGATATGTTAGTTGTCCAAGCTAATACCAACACCGTCTCTGCTCATTTTGCGGGACTTGCTGCTTCGATTTGGCTATTGAACCGAATCACCAAATAA